The following is a genomic window from Adhaeribacter radiodurans.
GCCACTGGAACTCAGCAGCCAAACAAATGGTACTGTTTCGGCGCTGGGAATAGCCTGAATGCGAACTAAGTCGGTGCCTGGTTCAAAGGTGTCGTTCAGATAATGCCCTAAATCGGTGAGTTGCTGAAAAAAGTCTTGTTCACTAAACGTGTTGTACGGATTCAAGGCTTGAGCTGTCAATCGATCAGAACCGGGAGCGCGGCCAATACCTAAATCAATCCGGCCCGGAAAAAGAGTTTCCAGCATCCGGAAGTTTTCGGCTACTTTTAAAGCACTGTAGTGCGGCAGCATAACGCCCCCCGCACCTACCCGAATGAATTGGGTTTTATTAGCTAAATGCGCCACTAATACCTCTGGAGTAGAACCGGCCAGGCCCCGGGTATTATGGTGTTCCGATACCCAGAACCGCGTATAACCTAGTTTATCGGCGACTTTCGCTAATTGAACAGTTTCCTGCAAAGCTTGGCGCGCGGTACCACTCTTCCGAATCGGCGATTGATCGAGCACACTCAACCGAATTGATTTAGCATTCATGGCGGTTCAACCCTTTATTTCTTTAAGGTTTGTAACGTTAAAATTTAAATCCTATTACTACTTTTCCAATAATTGTTGTGGAATATTCTGTGTTATCTGTTACAATTTATTAAAACTATGTTTTAAAAATAATTGGCATGTTGCACTGGTTTAATAATTGTTACGAAATGCCTTAAAACAAAGGAAGTTTTTAGTAGATGTCTTTTAACTGATTCATGTAAAAAGTTTTCTGGTATTACTCAACTTTGGCACAAGCAATTACTTTTCTAGGCAAGGTTAACAAACAAAAAAATACCCGTAATTTTTTATAATTACTAAATAGTACTTCTATTAATCTTATACTATACTAAAATTATTTATATTTATTAATTTTATAAATATTCTTATAAAATATCAGTTTGTATTTTGAATGGTAATGAACAAAAAGCTTCTTTAATTTGTATAGAGTTAAATTAATGCTAGTTAGATGGTAAGTTTTAGTTAAAGGAGTTATTTGGATTAACTTAATCTTTATTTTGTGATAGAACAATTGATTATATCATAATATTAATAATTCCAAGCCTCATTTACATGCCTGCATCTACTATTTTAAGTACTACTGGTTTTAAAACTGCTTCTTATCGCGAAGCTACTCCCAAAATACAAGCTATTTACGACGAAACCATCCAGGTTTTGAAATTACCTTTTGTACTAATGTGGTTCAATTGTACCATTAAAGAAAAAAATGAGGTAATTACTTCAATTGTAGAGTATCAGAAAGAAATTATAGAGCAAGTGACTCAGGAAATTGCGGCTAAAAACGCGTGGTTACCTGAAATTTCGGTATTAAAATCGCATCGCGTTCCTAAGCCGCTCAGCCAAATATTAGGTCTCATTACTGTGTTTAATTATCAAAACTCTTTACTCACCTCCAAAACGAGGTGTTGCCAAAGTTAAAAGTTTCATCGGCTTATGCAGACTTTGCTTTACAGGATATACAGGTTATAAAAAAGCCAATACTGATTTAATAGAACTAAAAGCTTAAAAATAGAATATGAAAAAGATTGTGCTGGTAGATGATATGGATATTTTTAATTTTATCATGAAAAAGGTAATATCTAACGTTAACCCTGGTCATCAGGTACACGATTTTACGAACAGCCAGCAAGCCTTGGAACAGTTAGAAGATCTAGAGCCAAACGTAATTTTTCTGGATTTAAATATGCCTGAAGTTAATGGTTGGGATTTCCTGGAAGATATGAAGGCCCGAAATTTACCGCACAAGGTATATATTCTTACCTCGTCCACGAGCGAACTGGACCGCCAGCGTTCTGAAAAGTATCAGAACGTAGTTAATTTCTTAACCAAACCAGTTGCTCAGGATAAAGTAGCCGAGATATTAAAAGAAGTTTAATTCCTGGTGATGGTTACTTTAGTGATTTTGAATTTTCTTCTGATCAGGAATTTATTAAACACCTTCTTCGGGTTCAGCTAACTATCTTATGACTAGAGTAGTGCTTAAAAGTTTAGGCAGGTGGATTGCAAAAAGTAAAAGACTTAGGTTAAATTAAACTAAGTATCTGGGCAAAATTAGTTTACTATACTGAGTGTTTGAACTGATGAAATATGCCATTGATATTCAATTGTTTATTAACAAAAAATCTAACATCTAATATCTAGATACTTATGTCTCTTTACCTAGTAACTAAGGGAAAATACATTCTTATTCTTAAAAGGATAGGAAGTAAAGGCTGCTGACAAAGCGGCCTTTGTTGTTTTTAGTAAATGTATTTGTTAAAACATAATCTAATTAGTAGCCGAAATAAAATTAGATAGCTACCAGTATTTTAACAATATAATACCATTGGCGCCTTACATTATTAAATAATCTGCCTAAATTACAAGCAATTTTATAATGCCTTAATCAAACTACATTTTCTTTAATATCAGCCTTATTATTTGTTAATTAATTTTTTCCATGTCCATTAAAATCCCTTTACGTAAACATTTTTTAACTAAAATTTGCGGGAGCTTTTTTTTCCTGGCTATTTATGCGTGTACCAATGTTGGGCACGAGAAGAAAGTATTAGTTTTTACCCCATCTAAAATTAACCCCGAAACGGCTACGGCCGGTGTTGCTGCTTTACAAGAATTAGGAACCGAATATAAATTTAAGGTAGATACAGCTTTTACTGCTTCTCGCCTTACCGAGGATTCTCTGAAGAACTATGCGGCAGTGGTATTATTAAATACCAACCCTGATGATCTAGGCCACAACCAGCAAATAGATTTAGAACGGTTT
Proteins encoded in this region:
- a CDS encoding LLM class flavin-dependent oxidoreductase — translated: MNAKSIRLSVLDQSPIRKSGTARQALQETVQLAKVADKLGYTRFWVSEHHNTRGLAGSTPEVLVAHLANKTQFIRVGAGGVMLPHYSALKVAENFRMLETLFPGRIDLGIGRAPGSDRLTAQALNPYNTFSEQDFFQQLTDLGHYLNDTFEPGTDLVRIQAIPSAETVPFVWLLSSSGQSGVFAAHFGFGFSFAHFINPNGGPEIVKSYRTQFQASDNLSVPVANASVFVLCADTDQKAQELQAVMDLLMLRIEKGIRAGVPPYEDAAAQQYTQAELARIQYNRQRMVAGTPEQVKEKLTQMAVLYDVDELVIVTITYDFADRLRSYELLAQVFELPSPSSTLNWKPEPGFYA
- a CDS encoding response regulator; the protein is MKKIVLVDDMDIFNFIMKKVISNVNPGHQVHDFTNSQQALEQLEDLEPNVIFLDLNMPEVNGWDFLEDMKARNLPHKVYILTSSTSELDRQRSEKYQNVVNFLTKPVAQDKVAEILKEV